The following coding sequences are from one Neodiprion lecontei isolate iyNeoLeco1 chromosome 7, iyNeoLeco1.1, whole genome shotgun sequence window:
- the LOC107221053 gene encoding UDP-glycosyltransferase UGT5 isoform X2 — translation MHLLAACVLLSLAGQEVLGARILGLFPVAIKSHLTVTSPLMHALAKKGHDVTMFVPFNTGFNASNYREISWNAVPMTNQMNVLDFARVNILLKPFGFYFMGMSTTEAILETPEAKALWESDEKFDVIVTELFVNDALLAYVHKFKCPVVLISTFGTSSTINSIFGNPAPWSYVPSEFLSFSDRMTFAQRLQNTLVYIYGELVRKFFYIPRQQALVEKYLSGPDEKIPPLDEILRSADFILINSHPAFSTPRSYMPNMKNVAGMHLKPAKPLSVDLQRYFDSSKNGVILFSLGSAMKSVHIPEKPLRALKGAFQRLPYDVLWKWENDTMTNKPTNVRIGKWLPQNDILTHPNLKLFLTHGGISSMMETVYHGVPIVGIPILGDQQRNLICAREKGFSEMMELMEMTEDEIYDNIMKVASDPKYRENVKKVSAYWKDEMNNPLDEAVHWVEYVVRHGGGKHLKSVATEQSFVQYFLLDVGFTIMVLLILGFILIRAACRLLVCRRSSPEKSSKKDQLVTRKAQKKTN, via the exons ATGCACCTGCTCGCAGCATGCGTGCTTCTCTCACTTGCAGGGCAAGAAGTACTCGGCGCCCGTATTCTAGGACTTTTTCCTGTCGCGATAAAATCTCATCTCACCGTAACTTCGCCCCTTATGCATGCCCTGGCTAAAAAAGGCCACGATGTTACGATGTTTGTGCCGTTCAACACCGGCTTCAACGCCTCGAATTACAGAGAGATCTCATGGAACGCCGTTCCGATGACCA atCAGATGAACGTCCTGGACTTCGCGAGGGTAAACATCCTGTTGAAGCCATTCGGGTTCTATTTCATGGGAATGTCGACAACGGAAGCGATTTTGGAAACACCCGAGGCAAAAGCACTGTGGGAAtcggatgaaaaattcgatgtAATAGTTACGGAGCTCTTTGTTAACGACGCTTTGCTCGCCTACGTTCACAAATTCAAATGTCCTGTCGTTCTGATAAGCACATTCGGAACATCCTCGACGATAAATTCGATATTCGGTAATCCGGCACCGTGGAGTTACGTACCCAGCGAATTTCTATC ATTCTCCGATAGAATGACTTTCGCGCAAAGGCTTCAGAATACTCTGGTGTATATTTACGGCGAGCTTGTCcgtaaatttttctacatccCACGACAGCAGGCATTAGTAGAAAAATACTTGTCTGGTCCCGATGAGAAAATTCCACCGTTGGATGAGATTTTGAGGAGCGCGGATTTCATTCTGATAAATTCACACCCCGCATTTTCCACCCCACGGTCTTACATGCCGAACATGAAAAACGTCGCCGGAATGCATCTAAAACCAGCTAAACCGCTGTCTGTG GACTTGCAACGATACTTTGACTCCTCGAAAAACGGTGTAATTCTCTTCAGTCTTGGATCAGCAATGAAGAGCGTGCATATACCGGAAAAGCCTCTTCGCGCACTAAAGGGAGCTTTTCAACGTCTGCCTTACGATGTTCTTTGGAAATGGGAAAACGATACAATGACCAACAAACCGACCAACGTTCGCATAGGGAAATGGCTACCACAGAATGATATACTAA CGCACCccaatttgaaattgttcCTGACTCACGGCGGCATATCGAGTATGATGGAAACTGTTTATCACGGAGTGCCGATTGTCGGTATACCGATACTTGGGGATCAACAGCGAAACTTAATCTGCGCTAGGGAAAAGGGATTTTCCGAAATGATGGAATTGATGGAAATGACGGAAGACGAAATTTACGATAATATTATGAAGGTTGCGAGCGATCCGAAGTACCGGGAAAACGTGAAGAAG gTATCCGCCTACTGGAAGGATGAAATGAACAACCCTCTAGATGAGGCTGTTCATTGGGTGGAATATGTCGTTAGACATGGCGGTGGGAAGCATTTGAAATCAGTTGCAACTGAGCAAAGCTTTGTTCAGTACTTCCTGCTAGACGTGGGATTCACAATAATGGTATTGCTGATATTGGGCTTCATTCTAATACGCGCAGCGTGTAGATTGCTTGTATGCAGACGATCTAGTCCCGAGAAAAGCTCGAAGAAAGACCAACTCGTAACGAGGAAAGCTCAAAAAAAGACCAACTAG
- the LOC107221053 gene encoding UDP-glycosyltransferase UGT5 isoform X1: MYKNSSMHLLAACVLLSLAGQEVLGARILGLFPVAIKSHLTVTSPLMHALAKKGHDVTMFVPFNTGFNASNYREISWNAVPMTNQMNVLDFARVNILLKPFGFYFMGMSTTEAILETPEAKALWESDEKFDVIVTELFVNDALLAYVHKFKCPVVLISTFGTSSTINSIFGNPAPWSYVPSEFLSFSDRMTFAQRLQNTLVYIYGELVRKFFYIPRQQALVEKYLSGPDEKIPPLDEILRSADFILINSHPAFSTPRSYMPNMKNVAGMHLKPAKPLSVDLQRYFDSSKNGVILFSLGSAMKSVHIPEKPLRALKGAFQRLPYDVLWKWENDTMTNKPTNVRIGKWLPQNDILTHPNLKLFLTHGGISSMMETVYHGVPIVGIPILGDQQRNLICAREKGFSEMMELMEMTEDEIYDNIMKVASDPKYRENVKKVSAYWKDEMNNPLDEAVHWVEYVVRHGGGKHLKSVATEQSFVQYFLLDVGFTIMVLLILGFILIRAACRLLVCRRSSPEKSSKKDQLVTRKAQKKTN, from the exons ATGTACAAGAATTCTTCG ATGCACCTGCTCGCAGCATGCGTGCTTCTCTCACTTGCAGGGCAAGAAGTACTCGGCGCCCGTATTCTAGGACTTTTTCCTGTCGCGATAAAATCTCATCTCACCGTAACTTCGCCCCTTATGCATGCCCTGGCTAAAAAAGGCCACGATGTTACGATGTTTGTGCCGTTCAACACCGGCTTCAACGCCTCGAATTACAGAGAGATCTCATGGAACGCCGTTCCGATGACCA atCAGATGAACGTCCTGGACTTCGCGAGGGTAAACATCCTGTTGAAGCCATTCGGGTTCTATTTCATGGGAATGTCGACAACGGAAGCGATTTTGGAAACACCCGAGGCAAAAGCACTGTGGGAAtcggatgaaaaattcgatgtAATAGTTACGGAGCTCTTTGTTAACGACGCTTTGCTCGCCTACGTTCACAAATTCAAATGTCCTGTCGTTCTGATAAGCACATTCGGAACATCCTCGACGATAAATTCGATATTCGGTAATCCGGCACCGTGGAGTTACGTACCCAGCGAATTTCTATC ATTCTCCGATAGAATGACTTTCGCGCAAAGGCTTCAGAATACTCTGGTGTATATTTACGGCGAGCTTGTCcgtaaatttttctacatccCACGACAGCAGGCATTAGTAGAAAAATACTTGTCTGGTCCCGATGAGAAAATTCCACCGTTGGATGAGATTTTGAGGAGCGCGGATTTCATTCTGATAAATTCACACCCCGCATTTTCCACCCCACGGTCTTACATGCCGAACATGAAAAACGTCGCCGGAATGCATCTAAAACCAGCTAAACCGCTGTCTGTG GACTTGCAACGATACTTTGACTCCTCGAAAAACGGTGTAATTCTCTTCAGTCTTGGATCAGCAATGAAGAGCGTGCATATACCGGAAAAGCCTCTTCGCGCACTAAAGGGAGCTTTTCAACGTCTGCCTTACGATGTTCTTTGGAAATGGGAAAACGATACAATGACCAACAAACCGACCAACGTTCGCATAGGGAAATGGCTACCACAGAATGATATACTAA CGCACCccaatttgaaattgttcCTGACTCACGGCGGCATATCGAGTATGATGGAAACTGTTTATCACGGAGTGCCGATTGTCGGTATACCGATACTTGGGGATCAACAGCGAAACTTAATCTGCGCTAGGGAAAAGGGATTTTCCGAAATGATGGAATTGATGGAAATGACGGAAGACGAAATTTACGATAATATTATGAAGGTTGCGAGCGATCCGAAGTACCGGGAAAACGTGAAGAAG gTATCCGCCTACTGGAAGGATGAAATGAACAACCCTCTAGATGAGGCTGTTCATTGGGTGGAATATGTCGTTAGACATGGCGGTGGGAAGCATTTGAAATCAGTTGCAACTGAGCAAAGCTTTGTTCAGTACTTCCTGCTAGACGTGGGATTCACAATAATGGTATTGCTGATATTGGGCTTCATTCTAATACGCGCAGCGTGTAGATTGCTTGTATGCAGACGATCTAGTCCCGAGAAAAGCTCGAAGAAAGACCAACTCGTAACGAGGAAAGCTCAAAAAAAGACCAACTAG